In Nicotiana tabacum cultivar K326 chromosome 11, ASM71507v2, whole genome shotgun sequence, a single window of DNA contains:
- the LOC107762031 gene encoding putative gamma-glutamylcyclotransferase At3g02910, translated as MAITEGATKTDSRLIFTYGTLKRGFPNHFLMENLIGAGDVVFVGEYTTVETFPLVCGPYGIPYLINIPGSGNRVRGELYKVNGRGLGPLDDLEGIERGHYERLPVIVAGDGGEKVVAEAYFGHKSFGEGMWKRCGELGFEEFTMEMGEKYEKKEDRPPNNDFLQDIRDFISNGN; from the coding sequence ATGGCGATCACAGAAGGCGCCACCAAAACCGATTCGCGGTTAATTTTCACGTACGGAACCCTAAAGCGCGGATTCCCCAACCATTTCCTGATGGAAAATCTGATCGGCGCAGGCGATGTCGTTTTCGTCGGCGAGTACACGACAGTGGAGACCTTCCCGCTCGTCTGCGGGCCCTACGGGATCCCGTACCTGATCAACATCCCCGGGTCGGGTAACCGGGTCAGGGGCGAGCTCTACAAGGTGAATGGCAGAGGGCTTGGGCCGCTGGACGATCTGGAAGGGATCGAGAGAGGCCATTACGAGAGGCTGCCGGTGATCGTCGCCGGAGACGGCGGTGAGAAGGTGGTGGCGGAGGCGTACTTCGGGCACAAGAGCTTTGGAGAAGGAATGTGGAAGAGGTGCGGAGAATTAGGGTTTGAGGAGTTCACTATGGAAATGGGGGAGAAATATGAGAAGAAAGAAGACAGGCCTCCCAATAATGATTTTCTTCAAGATATTAGAGATTTTATCTCCAATGGGAACTGA